In Streptomyces camelliae, the sequence GCCGCCCTCACCGGTGTTGGAGCCGGTGGCGCCGGGTACCGGCGTCGCTCGTCAGCTCGCTGAGCAAGAGGAAGAAGAGCCATGTTCCAGCGCATCCTGGTCGCCGTCGATTCCGGTCCCGCCCATCACTCCGCCGTACGGCTGGCGGGCGAGCTGGCCAAGCTGGCCGGTTCCGAGGTCCGGGTCCTGCATGTCATCGCGTCCGCCGCCACGCTCGCCACGGTCGTCCCGTTGGAGGACGACGCCGAGGGCAGGGCCGTGCTCGACGAGGCCGTGGCGGCCCTGGGCGACCTGGACGTCAAGGCCGACGGCGTGCTGGTCCGCGGCCTGACCACCCAGGTCGCCACCACGATCGCGGAGTCGGCCGCGGAGTTCGGCGCCGACCTCATCGTGCTGAGCCCCCATCACCGGGGCGTCGTGGAGGCCCTGTTCACCCCGCGGGTCAGCGACGCCGTCGCGCACACGAGCCGCACGCCGGTCCTGCTGGCGCCGGAGGACGAGCACCTGGCCTGAGGCCGGGCCGTCTCCCGGGGCGGGCTCGGCGCTCGCCCCGGGAGACGGCACCCTGGATCGCGGACCACGGTCGGAGCGGACCGTCGCCAAAACAGTAGCCATGTACATAGTAGCCATGTACTGTATTCGCCATGAGCAACGGTTCCGAAGGAGCCACGCCCGGCTTCCTGGTGTGGCGGCTGTCGATGAAGTGGCGGGTCGCGGTGGACCGCGCGGTGGCCCCGCTGGGGCTGACACACGCGCAGTACGCGCTGCTGGCCTCGCTGTACGGCATGCACCGCACCGGACTGCGGCCCAGCCAGCGCCGGCTCGCCGACCAGATCGGGCTGGAGGCGCTCTACGTCTCCAAGCTGGCCCGCGGCCTGGAGTCGGCCGGCCTTCTCGAACGCACCCGGGACCCGGCCGACCCGCGCGCCGTCCAGCTGGCGCTCACCGAGCAGGGACGCGAGGTCACCGCGAAGGCGATCGGCGTCGTCCAGGGGCTGCTGCGGCAGCTGCTGGCCCCACTCGGCGGACTCGGCAGCCCGCGCACGCGGGAGTTCACCCGCGAGCTCAGAACCCTGCTCGACGCACCGCTTGACCCGTTCGGCACCACCGATCACGAGACGGAGCAGCCATGACCACCACCACCGCACCCCGCGTCGACCCCCGCGTCATCGCCCTCGCCCACTACGCGGGCCGGGCCGTCCTGGAGCGCGTCCTCGTCCGGCACGGCATCGACTTCCTGCAGTCCGTCACGCTCCGGCTGACGGTCGTGGCCGACGGCCCGGTCGAGCGGGCCGGCCTCGTCGCCGACGTCGTCGGCGCGGTGAAGGTCGCCGAGGCCGACGCCCACCGCGCGATCGACGCGCTGACGGCCGCCGGGCTGGTGTCGGCCGAGGAGCCGTCCCACGTGCGCGTCACGGACGCCGGACGGGAGCTGTACGCCACGACCTCCGCCGCGACCGCCCCGATCACCGCCCGGATCTACGCGGGCATCTCCGAGGAGGACCGGGCCGTGGCCGGGCGCGTCCTGGCCTTGATCGCGGAGCGGGCCGACGCGGAGCTGGCCGCTCTGAGCACACGGAACAGTTAGTGGAATATTGAACAACTGCGTTCCGTTGTGGCCTCCGAAGGAGGTCGACAGTGGAGACGCGAGTGGAGACGACGTACTACCACCACGGCACGCCGGCCGAGCGCTGGGAGCGCGCGCAGCAGTTCTTCGACGCCAAGGACTACGCGGGTGCGGCACGGGTGCTGACCGGGCTGGTCGAGGAGGTGCCGGAGCAGACCGGACCCCGGCTGCTGCTGGCCCGCGCCTACTACCACTCGGCCCAACTGCGCCGCGCCGAAGCCGAACTGCGGGTCATCGTGGAACGCGACCCGGTGGAGCACTACGCCCGGCTGCTGCTGGGCCGCACCCTCGAACGGCAGGCCCGGCACGAGGAGGCGCAAGCGCACCTGCGGATCGCCTCGGCGCTCGCGGGCGACTTCCCGCAGGACTGAACGGCACAGGACGGGCCCGGTTCCCGTACGGGGACCGGGCCCTCGGCACGACCGCCCGCGCCGGGGGCGGCGGGCGGGCATGGCATCCTGGCGCGATGGCACCCTCCCCTGATCACGCGCCGCTCGCCGAGCGGGTCGAGGAACTCCTCGCCGCCGGCGGCCCCTTGCCCATCGTCGCCGCCGGACAGCCCGTGCTGCGGCGCGGCACCGAGCCGTACGACGGCCAGCTCGGCCCCGCCCTGCTGGCCCGCTTCATCGAGGCCCTGCGCGACACCATGCACGCCGCGCCCGGCGTGGGCCTCGCCGCGCCGCAGGTCGGCGTGCCCCTGCGGATCGCGGTCATGGAGGACCCGGCGCCGGTGCCCGAGGAGATCGCCGTGACCCGGGGCCGGGTGCCCCAGCCGTTCCGGGTCCTGGTCAACCCGGTGTACGAGCCCGTCGGCAGCGCGCGTGCCGCGTTCTTCGAGGGCTGCCTGAGCGTGCCGGGCTGGCAGGCGGTGGTGGCCCGGCACACGGAGGTACGGCTGCGCGGCCAGGACGAGCGGGGCCGCGAGCTGGACGAGGTGGTCACCGGGTGGCCCGCCCGTATCGTCCAGCACGAGACGGACCACCTCGACGGCATGCTCTACCTGGACCGCGCCGAACTGAGGTCGCTGTCCACCAACGAGGCCGTGGCGGCGCTGTGGGCCCAGCCGACGCCGGAGACGGCGGCCGCGGCCCTCGGCTTCGAGCTGCCGTAACTGCCCCGAGCGCCCTGACTGCCGTACATCCGCGGTCAGTTGTCCCGGTACGCCTCCAGCAGCCGCAGCCATACCTCGCTCAGTGTCGGGTACGACGGGACGGCGTGCCACAGCCGGCCGACCGGGACGCGGCCAGCGACGGCGACGGTCGCGGAGTGGATGAGTTCGCCGACGCCGGGGCCGACGAAGGTGACGCCGCGCAGGATCTCGTCCTCCAGGTCCACGACCATCCGGGCGCGGCCCTTGTAGCCGTCGGCGTACAGGCCCGCGCCGGCGACCGAGGAGAACTCGACGTCCACGGCGCGGACGCGGTGCCCGGCCTGTTCCGCTTCGGCGAGGGAGAGACCGACGGCGGCGGCCTCCGGGTCGGTGAAGACGACCTGGGGCACGGCGTGATGGTCGGCGGTGGCGGCGTGCGCGCCCCAGGGCTCCTCCGGCGGGGTGCCGCCGGCGGCGCGGGCCGCGATGGCGGCGCCGGCGATACGGGCCTGGTACTTGCCCTGGTGGGTGAGCAGGGCGCGGTGGTTGACGTCGCCGACGGCGTACAGCCAGTCGGTGCCGGTGACGCGCAGGCTGTCGTCCACGTCCAGCCAGGAGCCGGGTTCCAGGCCGACGGTGTCCAGGCCGATGTCGTCGGTGTGCGGGACGCGGCCGGTGGCGAAGAGGATCTCGTCGGCCTCCAGCCGGTCGCCGGCGGCGGTGACGGCGACGACCGTGCCGTCCTGGCGGGTGACGGACTCCACCGACGTACCGGTGCGGACGTCCGCGCCCGCCTCGGTGAGTGCCTCGGCGACGAGTTCCCCGGCGAACGGCTCCATCCGGTTCAGCAGCCCCTTGCCCCGGACCAGGAGGGTGACCTGGGAGCCGAAGGCCTGCCAGGCGGTGGCCATCTCGGTGGCGACGACACCGCCGCCGACGACGATCAGCCGGGCAGGGGCCGCCTTGGCGCTGGTCGCCTCGCGGCTGGTCCACGGCTTCACCTCGGCCAGGCCCGGCAGATCGGGCAGCTGGGCACGGGTGCCGGTCGCGACGGCGACGGCGTGCCGGGCGGTGAGGGTGGTGACCGTGCCGTCGGGGGCGGTCACGGTGACCGTACGGGCGCCGGCGAGCCGGCCGTGGCCGCGGTACAGGTCGGCGCCGATGCCCTCCACCCAGGCGACCTGGCCGTCGTCCTTCCAGTGGGAGGTGTACTCGTCTCGGCGGGCGAGGACCGCCGGGGTGTCGAGCGGGCCCTGGACCGCCGGGGCCAGGCCGGGCAGGCGGCGGGCGTCCGCCTGGGCGATCACCGGCCGCAGCAGGGCCTTGCTGGGCATGCACGCCCAGTACGAACACTCGCCGCCGACCAGCTCGTTCTCCACGACCGCGGTGGTGAGGCCGGCCGCGCGCGTGCGGTCGGCGACGTTCTCCCCCACGGGCCCGGCCCCGAGCACCACGACGTCGTACGCGATGGATTCCGTTTCCGTCATGGGGTCAGTCTGGTGGGTGGTGTGCGCGGCGGCCACACGGGTACGTGCGCGGAACACAGGCGTGCGCGGGTGGAATAGGCGGTCCGACGGCCGTGTTTCCGCCGACGGCACACCCCCACACCGGGAAGTAGGGATTCACACCATGAGCAGCACCGTGGAGCTGACCAAGGAGAACTTCGACCAGACGGTCACCGAGAACGAGTTCGTTCTCATCGACTTCTGGGCGTCCTGGTGCGGGCCGTGCCGGCAGTTCGCGCCGGTCTACGAGAAGGCTGCCGAGGCCAACCCCGACCTGGTCTTCGGCAAGGTGGACACCGAGGCCCAGCCGGAGCTGGCGGCGGCCTTCGAGATCCGGTCGATCCCGACGCTGATGATCGTCCGCGACAAGATCGCCGTGTACTCCCAGCCGGGTGCCCTGCCCGAGGCCGCGCTGACGGACATCATCGGGCAGGCCCGGAACCTGGACATGGACGAGGTCCGCAAGAGCGTCGCCGCCCAGCAGGGCGGGGCGCAGTAACGAGGCGGCGGCACCACGGGCCGGGGGCCTCGGCCGGACGGGTCAGCTGGACTCGCGCCGGATCACCGAGGCCCCCAGCACTGCGTGCACCTCCGGCTCACCGCCGGGGTCGCGCACCGCGCGGTCGACCAGTTCGGCGAGGTCATGGCCCGAGGGCAGTTCGATGTGGACCGTGCTGAGCCGGGGCCGCAGCAGCCGCCCCAGCATCAGATCGTCGGCGCCGATCACGGCCATGTCCTCGGGGATGCGCAGGCCCTCGTCCTGCAGGGCCCGCATCAGCAGCATCGCGTACTCGTCGTTGTAGGCGAAGACCGCGTCGAGATTCAACTCCCGGCAGCGGGCGGCGAGTTGAGCGGCCGCCTGCTCGGTGTAGGCCAGCGGCAGCTCCGTGACGGCCGCGTCCGTGCCGTGCACGGCCTCGCGCACGCCGGCGAGCCGGGGCCGGGAGTAGGCCTCCAGGCCGGGCTCCTTGGGCACCACGACACCGATCCGGCGCCGGCCGGCGGCGTGGAGGTGGGCGCCCGCGCAGCGGCCGACCGCGTCGTGGTCCATCAGCAGGGCGTGTGCGCCGTCGACGCGCACGGGGCCGAGGGTGACCACGGCTCGGGCGCCGGAGCGCTTGAGCACCGCCACGCCCCGCGGCCCCAGTTCGGCGCCGGGCACCAGGACGGCGACGGGCCGCAGTTCGGCCCAGGCGCGGGCGGCCTCGTCGCCGTGCAGGCCGACCGTGCCGTACTGCACGACGGTGTAGTCCAGGTGGCCGAGCGCCTGCTGGAGTTCGTCGAGGAATCGGCTGTACAGGGGGCCGACCGGGACCGCGGGGGCGGGCATGAGGACCATACGGCTGTGTCCGGCGCGCAGGCTGCGGGCGGCGGCGTGGGGCACGTACCCCAGTTCCCGCGCGGCCTCGTGGACGCGCCGGCGCGTCGGTTCGCTGATCCGGACGGCGCTGGTGTTATTGAGGACATAGGACACGGTCGCGCGCGAGACTCCGGCCAGGCGGGCGACGTCGGCGCTCGTGGGCGTGTTCGGTATCTGCACCATGACAGACCGCATCTTGGCAGAGGGGCGGGGGCGGGAAGCGGGCGGGGCAAGGTGGTTCACCGTTCGACGAAAACGGGTGCGCGGGCGGGCGCGGAGGGCGTCGTCACCGCCGCTGTCACCCTGCGCGCGGAAGGCCGCGCAAGGTGACCATGCGGCGCCTCGCACAGGAGCTCGACACCGGCCCGGCATCGCTGCACGTGTACGTCCGCGACACCGGCGAGCCGCTCGGCACGCCCGCTGCTCTCCGCCGCCCAACCCGCCTGCCCGGGTGTGCCGTTCGCCGAAGCGGACCCGACGGGGGCGGACCGTCGGTTTCCGCTGAGCGCGGCGGTGGCCGACGAAGGGATGCCGCCTGCCGCGCCTGCGGGCCGGCCGGTCCGCAGGCGCGATGCTCGCCACGGCACCCGGCGCTGCCGGCCGGTCCTCAGCGGAGCGGCTCCGTGCCGGTCACCCGGGCGACCAGGTCGATCCAGCCGGCCTCCAGCCGCGCCATGGGCATTCCGCACTGCCGGGTCCGGTAGTGGATCAGGGCCGGGTCGAGCGAGGCCAGCAGTGTCTGGGCCAGAAGTTCGCAGTCGGCGTCCGGCACGATCTGCCGCAGCAGCATCGTGACGTGCATGCGCCGCGCCCCCATCGCCGGATGGGAGAAGCGGCGGGTGGGCTCCGGCTGGGCGGCCAGCTGGAGGTCGAGCTGCTCGGCCGACCGGTACAGCACCGCCACGCCGAAGGCCCGGAGCCGGTCCACCGGCGGCGCGCCGGGGCCCAGCGGCGGGGGCCCGCCCATGAAGTCGGCCTGGAGCCGCCGGTCGGCGTGGTCGAGCAGGGCCATCAGCAGCCCCGTACGGTCGCCGAAGCGGCGGAACACGGTGCCCTTGCCCACCTTGGCCGCCGCGGCCACGGCCTCCATGGTGACGCCGGCCACCCCGTGCTCGGCGATCAGCCGGGCGGCGGCCTCCAGCAGCGCGGCCCGGTTGCGGGCCGCGTCGGCGCGCAGGCACGGCTCCTCCAAGGAGGGGGGTGCGACCTGCAGCAGCTCAGGCGTGTCGAGGGGCTCCTCGGGCATCGGGAAGGGCGGCAGCGCGGCGGACATGAACCCAGCGTAAAGCATCGGGAAGAAAACTGGACCGCGGTCCGGTTAGAGTGGTACACACTTAAACGGACCCCGGTCCGGATCGTAACAGCGATGTTTCAGCCCCTTGGAGTTCCCCATGTCTGTTCGCATCCTCGCGCTCGTCGGCAGCCTCCGCGCCGGTTCGCACAACCGCCAGCTCGCCGAGGCGGCCGTCAAGCTCGCTCCCGAGGGCGCCGAGGTCGTGCTCTTCGAGGGCCTGGCCGAGATCCCGTTCTACAACGAGGACATCGACACCGAGGGCAGCGTCCCGGCCACCGCCGCGAAGCTGCGTGAGGCCGCCCAGGCCTCCGACGCCTTCCTGCTGTTCTCGCCCGAGTACAACGGCACCATCCCGGCCGTCCTGAAGAACGCCATCGACTGGCTGTCCCGCCCGTACGGCGCCGGCGCCTTCGGCGGCAAGCCCGTCGCCGTGGTCGGCACCGCCTTCGGCCAGTACGGCGGCGTGTGGGCGCAGGACGAGGCCCGCAAGGCCGTGGGCATCGCCGGCGGCAAGGTGATCGAGGACATCAAGCTGTCCATCCCGGGCTCCGTGGTCCGCTTCGCGGAGACCCACCCGGTGGACGACGCCGAGGTCGCCGCCCAGCTGACCGAGGTCGTCGCCCGTCTGCACGGCAACGTGGGCGAGACCGCGGCCGCCTGAGCCGCAGCCACCCCGTGAGGGGGCCGGAGCCCCGCTCCGGCCCCTTTCGCATGCCCGGCACGGCTCCGGTCTCTCACCTGCGCGGAACGGCTCGGGGCGAGTCCCGCGAGCCGCCGCGCGAGCAGGTCGGCCTCCTCCCGGATCCGGCCGCCCGAAGGGCGGCGCGTCACACCGTGAGCAGTGCGATGCCCAGGCCGATCAGGGCGGCCACCTTGAGGAGTTCCAGTGCCACGTACCACAGGTGGCTGCGGGAGCGGGGCATGTCCTCCCCGGCGAGGACGCGGTCGGAGCGGCGGTTGAGGACGGGCCGGACGGCGGCCAGTTGTGCGAGCAGCAGCACCGCTACGGCCGCGGTCAGCCCGATGATCCGGGCCGGGGCACCGCCCGCGGCGGCCGCGGCGATCACCACGACCGCCAGGACGGCCTCGACGGCGTTCAGCGCCCGGAAGACGATCCGGCCTATGCCCAGTCCGACGGGAATGGTGACGCCCGGCGCGCGGAACTTCAGCGGGGCCTCCAGGAAGGAGATCGCCAGGACCATCCCGAGCCAGACGAAGGTGACGGCACCGGCGAGGGCGGCGGACGTGGCGTTCATGTGCGGGAGGCCTTTCTCCGCCGGGGCCGGCGGCCAGGGGGAGTTCGTCGCTGCCGTCAGGCAGCGGTGGCGCCGGCCAAGTGGGCGACGCAGGAGTCCGGTTCGGCAAAGGGCTCCAGGCCGGTGGCGGTCAGGGGCGCGTCCAGGCGGGCCAACGCGCCCTGCATCAGGCCGAGATGGAGCGGGCAGACCAACCGGCCGTGCTCCTCGGCGAGTTCCAGGAAGGGACAGTGCCGCAGCCGGATCCGCCGCGGCGGCGCGCCGGGTGTCGGCTCCCCTTCCGCCCGTGGCGCGAAGCCCAGCTCGTCGAGCAGGGCGAGAAGCGCGGCCACCGAGCGCTCGGCTGTCGGCTGCTCGAACGGGGGCGGCGGGTCCACCAGGTATCCGCCCCAGGCGCGGCCGGTCTCCATCGCCTCCGCGCGCGCCTCGGCCGGATCGGCGGCCGCCCACCGGCTGAGCAGGACGCGGGCGAGGAGCCGGTAGTCCCGGATGCCGCCGCGGTCCATGCCGGGACGCGCGGTGTAGACGGTACGGGGCCGGCCGGGTCCCGGGGAGCGCTCGGTACGGCGCTCGACCAGACCCTCGGCCACCAGGGAATCCAGGTGGAACCGGACCGTGTTGGGGTGGACGCCCAGCCGCCGTGCCGTCTCCGCGACACCGAGCGGCGAGGGTGCGGCGCGCAGCGCGTCCAGCACCGCCAGGCGCCGTGAGCTCTCCCGTGTGGTCACCGCTGGACACCCCTCTCCACCTGCGTCCATTTTTCACGAATCCTACATGTAGTAATTGTAGAGTGAGCAGGGATGCCTGTTGACCGAGGTTCAGCAGGAGCAGCGGAAGACTTGAGCGTCGAGGGGAACAGCAGATGACGTCGCCGTCCGCGAGGAACATCGGGCCGGCCGGCACCACGGCGGCCGAGCCGCGTGTCCTGTGCGACACCCGGACCCTGGCCGAGACCCCGGCGCTGCCCGGCGGGGTGCTGTGGAAGCTCGCCGAGAGCGCCCGGCAGCTCGACGCCAACGTGGTCCGGATCGCTCCGGGCGACCGGATCACGACGCACACCGAGACACAACTGGACGTGCTGGTCCTGGTCATGGCCGGGGACGGCGCGCTCGGCGCGGGCCCCGCCGGGACACCGCTGCCGCTCACCGAGGGCGCCCTGGTCTGGCTGCCGCGCGGCGCCACGCGCAGCATCAGCGCCGGTGCGGCCGGGCTCACCTACCTGACCGTGCATCAACGCCGCCCGGGCATGCAGATCGGCACCATGACCAGCACCAGCACCTGAACCAGCACCTGAACCGGTCTTCCGCCCCGCTACGGCCGCATGCGCACAACACCCGCACAGCGGGCGCCCCTTGCTCCAGGCCGCCCGGCCGCTAGGGTGCCCCCGTGAGCACGTTTACCGAAGAGAACGTCCCCGGCCGGTACGGCCCCCACGCCACCACCGAGGCCGACCCGCGCGAGGTCGGCCGGGTGCGCACCGAGTACTCCCCGGCCCACGACGGCGACCCCGACCCCGGCGAGATCGTGTGGACCTGGGTGCCCTTCGAGGAGAACGACGGCCGGGGCAAGGACCGCCCGGTGCTGGTCGTCGCCCGCGAGACGGCCGGCACCTTCCTCGCCGTACAGCTGACCAGCAAGCGGCACGACGGCGACCGGGACTACGTGGCGATCGGCAGCGGGCCGTGGGACCGCTCCGACCGGGACTCCTGGGTGGACGTGGACCGCGTGCTGCGCCTGCACGAGGAGGGCATGCGCCGCGAGGCCTGCGCGCTGGACCGGATGCGGTTCGACCTGGTCCGCCGGCGCCTGCACGAGCGCTACGGCTGGACCTGAGCCCCGCTCGCCTCGGGAAACGCCCGTGCGAACGCCTCCCGCACCACCGCTCCCGGCGTCCGGTCCAGCACCCCGAACACGACGTGGTCGAAGGTCCGGGCGAACCGGCCGCCGGGGCCGAGCAGTGCCCGGAAGGCGCCCGCGACCTGTGCCGGGTCGTTCTGGAACACCCCGCATCCCCAGGCGCCGAGCACCAGGTGGCGGTAGCCGTGCACGGCGGCCGTCTCCAGCACCCGCTCGGCACGGAGC encodes:
- a CDS encoding NADPH-dependent FMN reductase, with product MSVRILALVGSLRAGSHNRQLAEAAVKLAPEGAEVVLFEGLAEIPFYNEDIDTEGSVPATAAKLREAAQASDAFLLFSPEYNGTIPAVLKNAIDWLSRPYGAGAFGGKPVAVVGTAFGQYGGVWAQDEARKAVGIAGGKVIEDIKLSIPGSVVRFAETHPVDDAEVAAQLTEVVARLHGNVGETAAA
- a CDS encoding tetratricopeptide repeat protein; the encoded protein is METTYYHHGTPAERWERAQQFFDAKDYAGAARVLTGLVEEVPEQTGPRLLLARAYYHSAQLRRAEAELRVIVERDPVEHYARLLLGRTLERQARHEEAQAHLRIASALAGDFPQD
- a CDS encoding MarR family transcriptional regulator, producing the protein MTTTTAPRVDPRVIALAHYAGRAVLERVLVRHGIDFLQSVTLRLTVVADGPVERAGLVADVVGAVKVAEADAHRAIDALTAAGLVSAEEPSHVRVTDAGRELYATTSAATAPITARIYAGISEEDRAVAGRVLALIAERADAELAALSTRNS
- a CDS encoding type II toxin-antitoxin system PemK/MazF family toxin, encoding MSTFTEENVPGRYGPHATTEADPREVGRVRTEYSPAHDGDPDPGEIVWTWVPFEENDGRGKDRPVLVVARETAGTFLAVQLTSKRHDGDRDYVAIGSGPWDRSDRDSWVDVDRVLRLHEEGMRREACALDRMRFDLVRRRLHERYGWT
- a CDS encoding universal stress protein, producing the protein MFQRILVAVDSGPAHHSAVRLAGELAKLAGSEVRVLHVIASAATLATVVPLEDDAEGRAVLDEAVAALGDLDVKADGVLVRGLTTQVATTIAESAAEFGADLIVLSPHHRGVVEALFTPRVSDAVAHTSRTPVLLAPEDEHLA
- a CDS encoding TetR family transcriptional regulator, whose translation is MLYAGFMSAALPPFPMPEEPLDTPELLQVAPPSLEEPCLRADAARNRAALLEAAARLIAEHGVAGVTMEAVAAAAKVGKGTVFRRFGDRTGLLMALLDHADRRLQADFMGGPPPLGPGAPPVDRLRAFGVAVLYRSAEQLDLQLAAQPEPTRRFSHPAMGARRMHVTMLLRQIVPDADCELLAQTLLASLDPALIHYRTRQCGMPMARLEAGWIDLVARVTGTEPLR
- a CDS encoding dihydrolipoyl dehydrogenase family protein; the encoded protein is MTETESIAYDVVVLGAGPVGENVADRTRAAGLTTAVVENELVGGECSYWACMPSKALLRPVIAQADARRLPGLAPAVQGPLDTPAVLARRDEYTSHWKDDGQVAWVEGIGADLYRGHGRLAGARTVTVTAPDGTVTTLTARHAVAVATGTRAQLPDLPGLAEVKPWTSREATSAKAAPARLIVVGGGVVATEMATAWQAFGSQVTLLVRGKGLLNRMEPFAGELVAEALTEAGADVRTGTSVESVTRQDGTVVAVTAAGDRLEADEILFATGRVPHTDDIGLDTVGLEPGSWLDVDDSLRVTGTDWLYAVGDVNHRALLTHQGKYQARIAGAAIAARAAGGTPPEEPWGAHAATADHHAVPQVVFTDPEAAAVGLSLAEAEQAGHRVRAVDVEFSSVAGAGLYADGYKGRARMVVDLEDEILRGVTFVGPGVGELIHSATVAVAGRVPVGRLWHAVPSYPTLSEVWLRLLEAYRDN
- the trxA gene encoding thioredoxin, giving the protein MSSTVELTKENFDQTVTENEFVLIDFWASWCGPCRQFAPVYEKAAEANPDLVFGKVDTEAQPELAAAFEIRSIPTLMIVRDKIAVYSQPGALPEAALTDIIGQARNLDMDEVRKSVAAQQGGAQ
- a CDS encoding peptide deformylase — protein: MAPSPDHAPLAERVEELLAAGGPLPIVAAGQPVLRRGTEPYDGQLGPALLARFIEALRDTMHAAPGVGLAAPQVGVPLRIAVMEDPAPVPEEIAVTRGRVPQPFRVLVNPVYEPVGSARAAFFEGCLSVPGWQAVVARHTEVRLRGQDERGRELDEVVTGWPARIVQHETDHLDGMLYLDRAELRSLSTNEAVAALWAQPTPETAAAALGFELP
- a CDS encoding helix-turn-helix transcriptional regulator, which encodes MTTRESSRRLAVLDALRAAPSPLGVAETARRLGVHPNTVRFHLDSLVAEGLVERRTERSPGPGRPRTVYTARPGMDRGGIRDYRLLARVLLSRWAAADPAEARAEAMETGRAWGGYLVDPPPPFEQPTAERSVAALLALLDELGFAPRAEGEPTPGAPPRRIRLRHCPFLELAEEHGRLVCPLHLGLMQGALARLDAPLTATGLEPFAEPDSCVAHLAGATAA
- a CDS encoding LacI family DNA-binding transcriptional regulator: MRSVMVQIPNTPTSADVARLAGVSRATVSYVLNNTSAVRISEPTRRRVHEAARELGYVPHAAARSLRAGHSRMVLMPAPAVPVGPLYSRFLDELQQALGHLDYTVVQYGTVGLHGDEAARAWAELRPVAVLVPGAELGPRGVAVLKRSGARAVVTLGPVRVDGAHALLMDHDAVGRCAGAHLHAAGRRRIGVVVPKEPGLEAYSRPRLAGVREAVHGTDAAVTELPLAYTEQAAAQLAARCRELNLDAVFAYNDEYAMLLMRALQDEGLRIPEDMAVIGADDLMLGRLLRPRLSTVHIELPSGHDLAELVDRAVRDPGGEPEVHAVLGASVIRRESS
- a CDS encoding MarR family winged helix-turn-helix transcriptional regulator, with protein sequence MSNGSEGATPGFLVWRLSMKWRVAVDRAVAPLGLTHAQYALLASLYGMHRTGLRPSQRRLADQIGLEALYVSKLARGLESAGLLERTRDPADPRAVQLALTEQGREVTAKAIGVVQGLLRQLLAPLGGLGSPRTREFTRELRTLLDAPLDPFGTTDHETEQP